The genomic window CAGGTTGAAGTTTTCCCTCGCCTGCGCCATGTATCCGGGGGAGGCGTCCACGCTGGTGACGAGGCTCGCCCCGGCCGCGGCCGCCGCCACGGAAAAGGCGCCGGTGTAGCTGAAGAGGTTTAAAAAGCGCTTTCCCTTCACGCGTGCCATGAGTTCGCGGCGGTTCTTGCGCATGTCGAGGAAGAGCCCGGTGTTGAGGCCGCGCTCGAGGCTCACCTGGAAGACGAGTCCGTTCTCGCGCACGTGGTGCGGTTCCGGCGCCGGGGTCCCGGCGAGGAGATGGCCGTACTTCTTGCTGTCGCTGGCCGCCTCGAGCTCCCTTGTGTTCTGGGGGCGCACCTTCTCGTAGATCCCGACCGGTGCTAGGAGGTCTTCGAGCGCCTGGGTGACGAGTTTGAGGTGCCGGCGCCAGCCGGAGCAGTAGATTTGCACCATGAGGTAATCGCCGTAGCGGTCGACGGTGAGGCCGGGAAGGCCGTCACCTTCGCCGTTCACGAGGCGGTAGGCGTCGGAATCTTCCAGGTCGGCGTGCTGTTTTCTGAGCAGCACCGCGCGCTCCAGGCGCTTGAGCACCCATGCGCGGTCCAGGCGCATCCGCTCGCGCGACAGCACCCGGGCCACGATCCGGTCTGCCGGGTCAAGGAGTGCGGTGGCGAGGAAGGCGCCGGAGGCATCTACCAGTTCCACGAGCTCCCCGGCCTCGCCGGCAGGCCATTTCTTGGTATAGGCGTCGGCGATGATCCATGGGTGCCCAAGCTCGATCATTCGCACTGACTCGCTTCCAACGACACACTTCTTTGACACGTTTGCTCCTTTGGGGAAAGGGGGCTGCCCTTGATTCCCTTACTGCTTGCCTGATCAAAAACAAGTTCTTTCCGCACCTTTCTGGAAGGTGGGGCTCTCTACTAAAAAGCAAATCCCCCCTGTCCCCCCTTCGCAAAGGGGGGAACGCCGGGGCACGTGCAGCGCTTCGCGGCGCAGTAAAAAGCCATTTCCGCGGAATTCGCGGCCTTGCCGGGAGCATCCTGAATTGAAGCTGCTCCACCGTCCTATGAACTAAAAGAAGGGGCGGCGTTCCTGTGAGGAACCCCGCCCCTTTTAGACGACCTGTGAAAGCCCTACCCTAGTGGGTTACCTGACCTGCCTGCTCTGCGGCCATGGCGCCACGTGCCTGCTCCATCGCTTCGAATTCCTTGAGCTTCTCGCCCAGCCAGAAGTGCAGCTCGCGGGCGGTCTGGTGGTTCACGACTACACCGTTGATGACCTGACGCACCAGGCTCCTGCCCAGATCGGACGGCTCAACCTCGGTCTCCGGACCGATCTGACCGGTCGCGGTGATCTCGTGGCTGATGGCGTTCGGAAGCGGCTGACGCTCTAGGTAAAAGTTGATGACGAGCTCGCCGCGCGGGGAGATCCCGCCGTGGGCACCGTTCACGTAGACGGGGTTGTAGTCGTAGGTAAAGATGTATTTAAAGGTCATTTCGTTTTGTTTGGACATGCGGCTGCTCTCCTTTGGCTGATGGCATTGAATAACGGCATGCGTCTTATAACACGGAGCGCCCCCGGAAGGCAAACAAGAATGTAAGAGTCGCTAATGTTAACGCGCGTCGTACTCCTCCCCCCGGAGGGGGGAGGCTGGGAGGGGGGAAGTCGGTAACAGCCGCTACGCTCCCCCTCCCTTGCCCTCCCCTCCTGGGGAGGGGATGTCCCGGCTTTAAACGTGGTGGCGGTGCTCGGTCTTCGAGAGGTAGTAGTCGTAATCCCCCTCGTAGACGCGCATCTCGCCGTGGTCGACCTCTATGACCCGGTCCACCAGCTCGCGCAGGAAGTGACGGTCGTGGCTCACCAGGATAACGGTTCCCTGGAATCCCGAAAGGGCGTCTAACAGGATCTCACGCGAACGGATGTCCAGGTGGTTCGTGGGTTCGTCCAGGACGAGGAAGTTCACCGGACGCGCCAAGAGCGTGGCGAGCACGACGCGGCTCTTCTCGCCGCCGGAGAGGTTCTCGATGCGCTTGTCGACGTCGTCCCCCTGGAAGAGGAAGGATCCCAGGAGGTTGCGGATGACGCCGATGGTGGCCAGGGGAATGACGTCCTGCACCGTCTCAAAGATGGTCTTCTTCGGGTCGAGGATCTCCATGGCGTGCTGGCTGAAGTAGCCGAGCTCCACGTTGGCGCCGAGCGCGACGCTGCCGGTGGTCGCCTCGGTCTGCCCGGCGATGGTCTTCAAGAAGGTCGACTTGCCTGCGCCGTTCACCCCGACCACGGCGATCTTGCTCAGGCGCTTGATGACGCCGGTCACCCCGGAGAAGATGGGGTGTTCGCTCCCGTCCGGGTTGGGCCAGCTCTTGCCGAGGTTCTCCATGATGACGACGTCGTCGCCGCTACGCGGCGGTTCGTTGAAGACGAACTTGACCACCTTGTCCTCGGGGGGGATCTCGATGCGGTCGATCTTATCGATCTTCTTCACCCTTGACTGCACCTGCGCCGCATGGGAGGCGCGGGCGGCGAAGCGGGCGATGAAATCCTCTTCCTTGGCAAGCATCTCCTGCTGACGCTTGTAGCTCGCCAAGAGCTGCTCGCGCCGAATGTCGCGCTCGCGTTCGTAGAAATCGTAGTTGCCGCCGTAGGTGGTCACGGTCTTGTTGGCCACCTCGACGACGCGGCTCACCACGCGGTTCATGAAGTCACGGTCATGGCTCGTCATGAGGAGTGCACCCTTGAACTCGCTGGCGAGCCACTCCTCGAGCCAGATGATCGATTCGACGTCCAGGTGGTTGGTCGGCTCGTCCAGAAGAAGCACGTCCGGCTGCAGGGTGAGGATGCCGGCCAGGGCCACGCGCATGCGCCAGCCGCCGCTGAAGGATTCAACGGGGTTGTGGAAACGGTCCGGACCGATGCCGAGGCCGGTGAGGACTTCCTGGGCGCGGGAGTCGAGATCGTAGCCGCCGCGATGCTCGAACTCCTCCATCGCGACACCGTAGCGTTCGAGAAGGCTCGCCATGTCGTCGTCGGACATCGGTTGCCCCATCCGCTCCTCCATCTGCTTCAGCTCGCCCGCCAGGCGCACCGTCTCCGCCGAGACCGCCATCACCTCCTGAAGGGCTGAGCGTCCCGCCATATCGCCGATGTTCTGGGAGAAGTAACCGATGGTGGTCTTCTTGCCGACGGTGATTTCACCGGCATCCACCTCTTCCTCACCGGTGATGATCCGGAAAAGCGACGTCTTGCCGGCGCCGTTGGGACCGACAAGCCCGGTCCTCGTACCGGAAAGTATCTGGAAGCTCGCGTCTCGGAAAAGTACCTGCGAGCCGTGCTGTTTCGTGATGTTGGAAAGGTGGATCATGCTTTCTCCCTGGACCGATTTTGAACTTTCCAGCGTTAGCATGAACGCGCGGCAGTGACAACTTAATTTTTGTCAAGGTGCAGTGGAGAGTGGTTGATATCCCGCTTAGGCGACGTGGGGTGTGCGTCATTTAGCGTACAGATGGGACAGCTAGTGTGCAAATGCCGGACAGTGAACAGGGAGCGGCGCAGCAGCAAGCAGGGGAGCCAAGAGACGCACGACGGATAAGTGCTGGTAATAACGGGAGAAGTGGCGTTAATGAGAGATAATGTCGCAGACGGGATTTTGGGCCTTTTTTGTGCTTCAGCGAGATGGAAGCCTGAGTGACACAGGGAGGGGAATATGAACATCTATAGCGCGCTGATGATGTCCGTAACCATGATCATGACCGCGGTCATGCTGCCTCGCATCTACTTTTCCTGGATCACGGCGCAGCATTGCGACGAGGCTGAGATCGACCAACTGGAGCAGCTGCTCGCGGAGCAGAACCGCTGGGTCTGGCGCCACTTCGGTTGCGCGACCCTCGCCGTCGCCATGATCTGGATGGCGCACAACTCGCCGAACGACCTGGGCATCCCGGCTTCGATGGAGATGACGCTTGCCTGCTACGCCACGGTTTCGCTCTTCTTCGCCGTGCTGGAATCGATCATCGCCCAGAAGGTCGCCGCGTACCTTGCCCTGGTGCCGGTCGAGGTGAGGGAAGAAAAGGACTAGTCCCTCCTGATGAAGCGCTCCACCCCTCGTCTGAGCAGGTTGGCGAGGTAAATGGAGACGAACATGATGAGGGCGACGTTGACGAACCTGGTCCAGACGGGATCGGCGCCGACGGTCGCCCTCGCGGCGCTTTGGTAGAGATAAAAGCCGCTTGCAACCGCCCCAGCGATGGCGCCCGCCGCCACGAAGGGGCGTCTTAGTTTCGAGACCGTTTTTTCCTTTTGTTGCACCTTGATTCCCCTTCCCGGCCTCAGTGGTATTGGCGCTCGCCGAAGAGCGCCGAGCCGACCCGCACCAGGGTAGCCCCCTCCTCGATCGCCGCCTCGAAGTCCCCGGACATCCCCATGCTGAGCTCACGCATCTCGACGCCGTCGATTGCCGCGCCTGCCACATCTTCGGAGAGTTCGCGCAGTTTCCTGAAGAAAGGGCGCGCCAGTTCCGGTTCGTCGAAGAAGGGGGGCATGGTCATGAGACCCACGATTTTCACGTGCGGCAATTGCGCCACCTCGCGCACCAGGTCGATGAGTTCCTCGCTGCTTGTGCCACCCTTGGTTTCCTCGCGCGAGATGTTCACCTGGATGAGGATCTCGCACACCCGGCCCAAGGCGCCCCACTGGCGGTCGATCTCTTTTGCGAGGCTTGCGCGGTCCACCGAGTGGATCAGCTCGACCTTCCCGGCGATCTGCCGCACCTTGTTGCTCTGGAGGTTGCCGATGAAGTGCCAGCAGATACCTTCCGGCAGCTCATCCAGCTTGCCGACCAGTTCCTGCACGTAGTTCTCGCCGAAGATGCGCTGGCCGCAGGAGTATGCCTCGGCGACGGCCGTGGCAGGCTTGGTCTTGGAGACGGCGACGAGCCGGACCTCCTTCGGATCTCGTCCGGCCCTGAGTGCGGCCTGCGCCATGCGCCCTTCGATCGCTTTCAGGTTTTCGGTTATCTCGCCCATGGCACCCTCCTTACTGCGGCAACGCGCCCATTACCCTCAACTTTTCCACCACCTCGCAAAGCGGCAGCCCGACCACGTTGGTGTAGGAGCCGTCGATCTTTTGCACCATGTGGGCCGCGCCACCCTGGATGGCGTAGGCGCCCGCCTTGTCGAAGGGGCAGCCGGTGGCGATGTAGGCCTCGATCTCCTCGTCGCGCAGCGGCTTGAAGTAGACCTTGGTGCGCACCGCCTCGACGACGGCGCCGTCGCGCTCACGGTCGTAGATGGCGAAGCCGGTGACCACCTCGTGCGGCACGCCGGAGAGTTTCTTCAACATGCGGAAGGCGTCGTCGTGGTCTTTCGGTTTACCCATGATCTCGCCGTCGCAAAGGACGATGGTGTCGGCGCCGAGAAAGAAGCGACCGTCGGTCTTTTCCGATGCGGCGCGGGCCTTTCCTTCGGCCAGACGCAGCACGTGGTCCACCGGTTCCTCGCCCGGAAGCGGGTCCTCGCAGATGTCGGCCGGGAGAACACGGAAGTTGATGCCTGCGGATTCGAGCAATTCGCTGCGCCTCGGGGAGGCGGAGGCGAGCACTATGGGCTGGTTCATATCGGTACTCCTTGCAATTTACATCGGACTATTAAGCGGGGGGATCAAGGCAAATCCCCCCTGTCCCCCCTTCGCAAAGGGGGGGACGCTGGGGCCTATGCAGTGCTCCTTGGCAGCTGTGCTCTGGTTATTCGCCTTTACGGCGGCGGCAGAGGCGGTAGACCAGAACGACCAGGAGGACGGCGGCGGCGCCTAAGGCGGTTCTCTTATGGCTGCCGGTGACTAGACCGTAGACGAGGGAGGCGACACCCATCACGAAGACCAGGGCCTCGAGCGACAAGAGCCTGCCGACCACGCTTATTTCCTGACTCTCCTTGTTTCCCGTCATGGCACCCTCCCCATCCCTCGCGGCGGCTAGGCTAGCACGACAGCTAAACCGTCACTTCGGGAAGCCATTTCTCCAACGCCTCGAGCCCGCGCTGGGCCAGAAGGCCACGTTTCTCTTTCTTCTTTATGCGCCCGATGAGGGGCGGGAAAAGCCCGTAGTTCACGTTCATGGGCTGGAAATGCTCGGCTTCGGTGTTGGTTATGTGCCGGGCCAGGGCGCCTATGGCTGTTTCGGCGGGTGGGACGAGAAGCGTCTCTCCCAAAACCAGGCGCGCGGCGTTGACACCGGCCACGAAACCGCTCGAGGCGGACTCGACGTACCCTTCCACGCCGGTGATCTGCCCGGCGAAGAGGATCCTTGAATCCTCCTTCAACTGGCAGGTGGGGAGCAGAAGTTTCGGCGCGTTGATGAAGGTGTTGCGGTGCATGGAGCCAAGACGCAGGAACTGCGCGTTCTCGAGCCCCGGAATCATGCGGAAGATCCGTTTCTGCTCAGGCCAGGTGAGCTTGGTCTGGAAGCCGACCAGGTTGTACATGGTGGCCTCCATGTTCTCCTGGCGCAGTTGGATCACGGCGTAGGGCTCGACGCCGACGCGCGGGTCGACGAGCCCCACCGGCTTCATGGGGCCAAAGCGCAGCGTCTCGACGCCGCGGCTCGCCATCTCCTCGATCGGCATGCATCCTTCGAAGTGCACCACCTTTTCGAAGCTCTTAGGCTCCACCTTCCCGGCGGCGAGGATCTCCCGGACGAAGTTTTTGTACTGCTCCTCGTCCATGGGGCAGTTCAGGTAGTCGTCACCGTCCCCCTTGCCGTAGCGCGAGGCGCGGAAGGCCTTGTCGTAGTCGATGGAATCGGCGGCGACGATGGGGGCGATGGCGTCGTAGAAGTAGAGGTAGTCACCGGTGAGGCGGCCGATCTCTTCGGCGAGCGCACCGCTGGTAAGCGGTCCCGAGGCGACGATGACGATCCCTTCTTCCGGGATGCGGGTGATCTCCTCGTGCACCACCTCGATGTTCGGGTGGGACTCGATCTTTCTGGTCACGTACTCGGAGAAGAGCGTGCGGTCGACGGCGAGGGCGCCGCCGGCGGGGACCTTGGTCGCCTCGGCGCCTTCCATGAAGAGGGTGTGCAGTCGACGCATTTCCTCCTTCAAAAGGCCCACCGCGTTCTCGAGGGCGTCGCCGCGGAGCGAGTTGGAGCAGACCAGTTCGGAGAGGCCCGGGAGGTGGTGTGCCTCGGAATACTTGTGCGGTTTCATCTCGTAGAGGCGGACCTTAACCCCACGAATCGCCGCCTGCCACGCCGCCTCACAACCGGCGAGACCGCCGCCTATTACCGTTACATGCTGCATTCAATTCTCCTAAAACCTTAAAAGCTTCAACGCAAAGACGCAAAGCCGCCAAGTCGCAAAGAAAACTTCAGATGGAAACTGCAAAACCAAAGTCTAAAGGCCTGGAAGGGCTTCGGGGTTAACCCGTTTTTCCCCTCGCGTCTCCGCGCCTTTGCGTCTTTGCGTTAATGCCTTTTGCTTCTGAAGGGTTTCCGCTCCAAAATCAAAGCGGGCTTAAAAGCTTAAAAGCTTCAACGCAAAGACGCAAAGCCGCCAAGTCGCAAAGAAAACTTCAGATGGAAACTGCAAAACCAAAGTCCAAAGGCTTGGAAGGGCTTCGGGGTTAACCCGTTTTTCCCCTCGCGTCTCCGCGCCTTTGCGTCTTTGCGTTAATGCCTTTTGCTTCTGAAAATCAAAGCGGGGCCCGAAGACCCCGCACGAAAAACACACTGTTACCGACTCCCGCCCCTACTCCTTGTTGCTCTGGTAGTCGCACCCTTCCTTGGGACACTTAAGGAACTCGCCGG from Geomonas ferrireducens includes these protein-coding regions:
- a CDS encoding ABC-F family ATP-binding cassette domain-containing protein translates to MIHLSNITKQHGSQVLFRDASFQILSGTRTGLVGPNGAGKTSLFRIITGEEEVDAGEITVGKKTTIGYFSQNIGDMAGRSALQEVMAVSAETVRLAGELKQMEERMGQPMSDDDMASLLERYGVAMEEFEHRGGYDLDSRAQEVLTGLGIGPDRFHNPVESFSGGWRMRVALAGILTLQPDVLLLDEPTNHLDVESIIWLEEWLASEFKGALLMTSHDRDFMNRVVSRVVEVANKTVTTYGGNYDFYERERDIRREQLLASYKRQQEMLAKEEDFIARFAARASHAAQVQSRVKKIDKIDRIEIPPEDKVVKFVFNEPPRSGDDVVIMENLGKSWPNPDGSEHPIFSGVTGVIKRLSKIAVVGVNGAGKSTFLKTIAGQTEATTGSVALGANVELGYFSQHAMEILDPKKTIFETVQDVIPLATIGVIRNLLGSFLFQGDDVDKRIENLSGGEKSRVVLATLLARPVNFLVLDEPTNHLDIRSREILLDALSGFQGTVILVSHDRHFLRELVDRVIEVDHGEMRVYEGDYDYYLSKTEHRHHV
- a CDS encoding Maf family nucleotide pyrophosphatase codes for the protein MNQPIVLASASPRRSELLESAGINFRVLPADICEDPLPGEEPVDHVLRLAEGKARAASEKTDGRFFLGADTIVLCDGEIMGKPKDHDDAFRMLKKLSGVPHEVVTGFAIYDRERDGAVVEAVRTKVYFKPLRDEEIEAYIATGCPFDKAGAYAIQGGAAHMVQKIDGSYTNVVGLPLCEVVEKLRVMGALPQ
- the trmFO gene encoding methylenetetrahydrofolate--tRNA-(uracil(54)-C(5))-methyltransferase (FADH(2)-oxidizing) TrmFO, with amino-acid sequence MQHVTVIGGGLAGCEAAWQAAIRGVKVRLYEMKPHKYSEAHHLPGLSELVCSNSLRGDALENAVGLLKEEMRRLHTLFMEGAEATKVPAGGALAVDRTLFSEYVTRKIESHPNIEVVHEEITRIPEEGIVIVASGPLTSGALAEEIGRLTGDYLYFYDAIAPIVAADSIDYDKAFRASRYGKGDGDDYLNCPMDEEQYKNFVREILAAGKVEPKSFEKVVHFEGCMPIEEMASRGVETLRFGPMKPVGLVDPRVGVEPYAVIQLRQENMEATMYNLVGFQTKLTWPEQKRIFRMIPGLENAQFLRLGSMHRNTFINAPKLLLPTCQLKEDSRILFAGQITGVEGYVESASSGFVAGVNAARLVLGETLLVPPAETAIGALARHITNTEAEHFQPMNVNYGLFPPLIGRIKKKEKRGLLAQRGLEALEKWLPEVTV
- a CDS encoding YggS family pyridoxal phosphate-dependent enzyme — protein: MGEITENLKAIEGRMAQAALRAGRDPKEVRLVAVSKTKPATAVAEAYSCGQRIFGENYVQELVGKLDELPEGICWHFIGNLQSNKVRQIAGKVELIHSVDRASLAKEIDRQWGALGRVCEILIQVNISREETKGGTSSEELIDLVREVAQLPHVKIVGLMTMPPFFDEPELARPFFRKLRELSEDVAGAAIDGVEMRELSMGMSGDFEAAIEEGATLVRVGSALFGERQYH
- a CDS encoding class I SAM-dependent rRNA methyltransferase, whose amino-acid sequence is MSKKCVVGSESVRMIELGHPWIIADAYTKKWPAGEAGELVELVDASGAFLATALLDPADRIVARVLSRERMRLDRAWVLKRLERAVLLRKQHADLEDSDAYRLVNGEGDGLPGLTVDRYGDYLMVQIYCSGWRRHLKLVTQALEDLLAPVGIYEKVRPQNTRELEAASDSKKYGHLLAGTPAPEPHHVRENGLVFQVSLERGLNTGLFLDMRKNRRELMARVKGKRFLNLFSYTGAFSVAAAAAGASLVTSVDASPGYMAQARENFNLNRLNPKRHEFLVGDCLTTLDDLARQKKVYDVILMDPPSFSTTSKNRFTTRGGTSDLVASAVRLIKPGGLLITSSNHQKVDLADYLKELRRGALQGGADLQVIAVTGQPEDFPYPVTFAEGRYLKYVVAVKG